In a single window of the Hallerella porci genome:
- a CDS encoding fibrobacter succinogenes major paralogous domain-containing protein, with protein sequence MDRVQVSAESDLVPCSFDNNGVSVYVINSDAVYTCLNGDWINQNTGLVSGGNLIQVSAESDLVPCSFDNNGVSVYVINSNAVYTCLNGGWINQNSGLAYSSSSSSALFEISSSSFLDTAVDLRLPSGTKWANINVGAKKPEDSGDYFAWGEIEPKAEYTTENCQTCGNSNLGDIAGNANYDAATANWGVKWKMPTYEQMDELGSKCTWEWTTKNGVDGAMVTDPNGNSIFLPAAGNRGDSLLDVGSRGYYWSSTPATSNYAYIFNFLSGYSTMKDIHRRIGRSVRPVLAE encoded by the coding sequence ATGGATAGAGTCCAAGTATCTGCTGAAAGTGATCTTGTACCTTGTTCATTTGACAATAACGGTGTTAGTGTTTATGTGATAAACAGTGATGCTGTTTACACTTGTTTAAATGGCGATTGGATAAATCAAAATACCGGACTTGTTTCCGGAGGCAATCTTATTCAAGTATCTGCTGAAAGTGATCTTGTACCTTGTTCATTTGATAATAACGGTGTTAGTGTTTATGTGATAAACAGTAATGCTGTTTACACTTGTTTAAATGGCGGTTGGATAAATCAAAATTCTGGACTTGCTTATTCGAGTTCTAGTTCAAGTGCGTTATTTGAAATTTCATCGAGCAGCTTTTTAGACACCGCTGTTGATTTAAGACTCCCAAGTGGCACTAAATGGGCGAACATAAATGTGGGTGCAAAAAAACCAGAAGATTCTGGCGATTACTTTGCTTGGGGTGAAATAGAACCAAAAGCAGAATACACCACAGAAAATTGCCAAACTTGTGGAAATAGTAATTTAGGCGACATTGCAGGCAATGCAAATTACGATGCAGCCACTGCCAACTGGGGCGTCAAATGGAAAATGCCGACATACGAACAAATGGATGAATTGGGATCAAAATGCACATGGGAATGGACAACCAAAAATGGTGTTGATGGTGCTATGGTAACAGATCCAAATGGTAACAGCATATTCCTCCCTGCAGCAGGGAACCGTGGCGATAGCTTGTTGGATGTAGGCAGTCGCGGCTACTACTGGAGCTCTACTCCGGCCACCAGCAATTACGCTTACATCTTTAACTTCCTTTCGGGTTACAGCACCATGAAGGACATACACCGCCGCATAGGTCGCTCTGTTCGCCCTGTCTTAGCAGAATAG